One part of the Humulus lupulus chromosome 9, drHumLupu1.1, whole genome shotgun sequence genome encodes these proteins:
- the LOC133801100 gene encoding two-pore potassium channel 4-like yields the protein MELGEQRHSGDDTSLVSASNEQELYIMDIGSSHACSEETDNAINIGPALNQGRIHDTIGPPQPQPQPQPQPQTLTPRQHSPLSDAELLERCGRIRTIKKLKRTSSAPSTWIPIEKSKICVVGRNLREMNKIGWKMSICLLLIALFFFMELNLPLNGKATNSTTVDILYLITASVSTVGYGDLSPNTVYSRYVIVCCVMLSMAWLNHLFSRLLTDILGSKAKKWSSLNRNLKVLISFLALVCLQSLGVLCFHYVEKIPWEESVYATLVTSTTLGYGDYPFATWKGRIFATFWIIPNNFVFTNFFVILYQHIQKRRFLNKMLTAVELVEGGRRSGCMSKSEFVLYYLCKMEAVEGQLIQDIEEKYHEYAEEYGPIATVGHIMDKYKEKGLNLDDPNPGPHPHHG from the exons TGGATATCGGGTCAAGTCATGCATGCAGTGAAGAAACAGACAATGCCATAAATATTGGGCCAGCACTCAACCAAGGGAGAATCCACGACACTATAGGCCCTccacaaccacaaccacaaccacaaccacaGCCACAAACTTTGACCCCACGTCAACATTCACCACTTAGTGATGCAGAATTATTAGAAAGATGTGGTCGAATCCGAACAATAAAAAAACTCAAAAGAACATCATCGGCGCCATCTACTTGGATTCCAATAGAGAAGAGCAAGATATGTGTAGTAGGACGCAATCTTCGAGAGATGAATAAGATAGGGTGGAAAATGTCAATATGTCTTTTGTTGATTGCCCTATTTTTCTTCATGGAGCTTAACCTCCCTTTGAACGGCAAGGCAACCAACAGTACTACTGTAGACATATTATACCTTATCACGGCTAGTGTCTCCACAGTTGGTTATGGCGATCTTAGTCCAAACACAGTTTATTCAAGATACGTCATCGTTTGTTGTGTGATGTTGAGCATGGCGTGGCTAAACCATCTGTTTAGTCGTCTACTAACTGACATTCTCGGTTCAAAGGCGAAAAAATGGTCATCGCTCAACCGCAACCTCAAAGTCCTTATCTCCTTTCTAGCTCTTGTATGTTTGCAAAGTCTTGGAGTGTTGTGTTtccactatgttgagaaaatacCATGGGAGGAGAGCGTGTATGCCACCCTAGTGACTTCTACCACACTAGGGTATGGCGACTACCCTTTTGCAACATGGAAAGGACGAATATTTGCAACTTTTTGGATTATTCCAAATAATTTTGTCTTCACAAATTTTTTTGTAATACTTTACCAACATATTCAAAAGCGTCGCTTTTTAAATAAGATGTTGACCGCTGTGGAGCTGGTAGAGGGGGGAAGAAGGTCCGGATGTATGAG CAAATCTGAATTTGTCTTGTATTATCTATGCAAAATGGAAGCGGTGGAAGGACAACTTATTCAAGATATTGAGGAAAAATATCACGAATATGCAGAAGAATATGGCCCAATAGCTACAGTGGGACATATCATGGACAAGTACAAAGAGAAAGGCTTAAATCTGGATGATCCAAATCCAGGGCCACATCCACATCATGGTTGA